The DNA sequence ACCTCTTCGCGGACCCCCGGACGGCGCGGGTCGTGGTCGCGACCGACGTCGCCGACCACGCCGCGCAGGAGCTCCACGAGGTCGCGGGCTTCGTGCCCGGGTGCGAGGCCGACGGGCCGGAGGGACGGGTCCTGCTCTGCTTCTGCACCCGCGAGCGGTTCGACGCGGCCGTCGTCCGCCGGGCCGTGGCCGCCCGGCCCGCCCTGACGGCGGGAGCACCGGTATGAGCGCGGCCCCGCGCCCCTGAAGACCGGGCGGGGCTCCGGAGTACGGTCCTCCGGAGCCCCGTCTCCGTACGCGCCGGCGTCAGCGGCTCACCGCGCGGGCCAGGGCACCTGCGGTGACCTGAAGTAGCCGATGCCGAGGGCGTCCCAGCGCGGGGCCTGCTCCGCGAGCCGCGCCCGGTACGGCTCCCAGCCGTGGCTCGCGGCGGGCGACCACCCCAGCTCGGCGATGCCGGGCAGGCGCGGGAACGCCATGTAGTCGAGGTGGGCGGGCGTCGACAGGGTCTCCGTCCACAGCGGCGCCTCGACACCGAGGACCGCGTCGGCCGGAGCGCCCGGCAGATACGTGCCCGGGTCCCAGTCGTAGGCCCGCCGCACGTCCACGTACCCGGCCCACTTCAGGCCGAGCGGGGTGTCCTTGTCGTACTTGTGGTCGAGATAGGACCGGTCGGCGGGCGAGAGCACGAGCGCGGTGCCGTTCCGCGCCGCCCGCACGACCTGGTCGCGCTCGGCCTGCCCGGTGCGGTCGTAGCCCCAGTACTGGGCGACGGCGCCCGGCACCGGCTTCGCCGCGGTCAGCTGGTGCCAGCCGAGCACGGTCTTGCCGTACTTGGTGACGATCGGCTGGACCTTCTCCATGAACGCCACGAAGTCCTCGGGGCTCGTGGAGTGCGCCTCGTCGCCCCCGATGTGGAGGTAGCGGCCGGGGGTGAGCGCGGCGAGCTCGCGGATCACGTCGTCCACGAAGTCGTACGTGACGTCCTTCTTCACGCACAGCGAGCTGAAGCCGACCTCCGTGCCCGTGTACAGGGGCGGTGCCACGCCGTCGCAGTTCAGCTCTGCGTAGGAGGCGAGCGCGGCGTTCGTGTGGCTGGGCATGTCGATCTCGGGGATCACTTCGAGGCCCCGCGAGGCCGCGTAGGAGACGATCTCCCGGTACTGCTCCTTGGTGTAGTGGCCGCCGGGGCCGCCGCCGACCTGTGTGGAGCCGCCGTACGTGGCCAGGCGGGGCCAGGAGTCGACGGCGATGCGCCAGCCCTGGTCGTCGCTCAGGTGCAGATGCAGCGTGTTCATCTTGTAGAGCGCCAACTGGTCGACGTAGCGCTTGACTTGGTCCACGGGGAAGAAGTGGCGGGCCACGTCCAGCATGGCCCCGCGGTAGGCGTAGCGCGGGGCGTCCTCGATGGTGCCGCCCGCGATCCGCCACGGGCCGTGCTGCCGCGACGTCCGCTCGACGGCTGCGGGCAGCTGCTGGCGCACCGTCTGGACGCCGTGGAAGAGGCCGGTTCCCGACCAGGAGGTGAGGGTGAGGGAGCGGCGCTCGGAGACCAGCCGGTAGCCCTCGCCGCCGAGGGCCTTCTCGGCGCTCCCGGTGCTGACGCGCAGCCGGATGCCGTCGCCGCCCGGGCGGTCGGTCACGGGCAGCCGGAAGCCGGTGGCGGGGCGGAGCAGCCGCGCGAGGTACTCGCCGACGCGCCGCTCCTCGGGGCGGGGGCCGACCCGGATGCGGGTCTTGGCGGTGATCTCGTAACCGGGCCCGGACGCCTCGGCCTTCAGGGGCGCGGGGATGATCCGGCCGAGCGGGGTGGGCGCGGGCAGAGGCTCGCTCCCGCCGCCCGGCGCGGCGGCCGCGGTCGAGAGGCCGGCGGCGATGAGGAGCAGTGCACCGATGACACGTGTCGGTCTGTGGTCCTTTCTCACAAGCGGGTCCCTTCGACGGGCAACGCGGATGTGACGTGGTCGAACCGTCACCATGCGTACCGCGCACCCCAGGCCGGGTCAAGGTGTAGACCACCTGACCAGGGTCGCGGTGCGAGAATCGCCGCATGGCGGAAATCATCCAGCGTGACGGGACCTGGACCTTCGACGGAGTGACGCTGCGGCTCGTGCCGGGGCGCGACAAAGGCGTTTCGCTGCTGCGCAAGAGCCTGGGCGAACTCACGCTTCCGCTCCAGGCCTTGGCGGGGGTCGCCTTCGAACAGGGCAAGAAGAGCGGGCGACTTCGGCTGCGCCTGCGCGACGGCGCCGATCCGCTGCTCCAGGCGACGGCGGGCAAGCTCGCTGACGCCTCCGACCCGTACCAGCTCGCGGTGGAGCCCGACCGGTACGGCGTCGCCGAGTACGTGGTCGACGAGCTGCGCAACGCCCTGCTGCTCGAACAGGTCCCGGCCGCGGGCTGTGACGCGTATCTGCTGACCGGCCCGTCCGTGCCGCTCCAGGTGTCCGCGGGCGACGCCACCGTGAGCTTCGACGGGGAGACCGTCCGCCTGGAGTGGAACTGGAAGACGGAGGAGGCCAAGGCCGCCGCGGGCACCCGTACGATCGCGCTCGCCGATGTCGCCGCCGTCGAGTGGCAGCCCGCGATAGGCCTGGAGAACGGCTACCTCCGCTTCACCGTGCGGAACGCGCCGACCAAGGCCCCGCCGAAGTACGACCCGAACTCGGTGGAGCTGTGGGGCTTCAAGAAGGACCCGCTGATGGCCCTGGTCGCGGCGGCCGTCCAGGCCCGGCTCCCGCACCCGGCGCGCCCCACGGCGCAGGCCCCCGCGCCCGAGCAGCTCACGACGACGGCCGCGCCCACCCCCGCGCCGGCCCCCGCGTCGCCGGCCGAGGACGACCACGACGCACTCCTGCGCCGACTGCGGGAGCTGGGCGAGCTGCACCGCGGCGGCATCCTCACGGACGAGGAGTTCGCGGCGGCCAAGCAGGCGGTCCTGAAGCGCATGTGACCCAGGAATCAGCCAGGCAGCCAGCAATCGAGCGAATCCTGCCCGATTCCGGGCAGGATTCTTGCGCAAGGACCCTGTGTAATCCAGGATCAACGGGTGCACGAAGACCTTGTCGATCACCTGACGCGCTCCACCCAGCTCCAGCGCGGCGAAGCGCTCCGGGTGATCCAGGACGTGCTCGCGTACTTCGACGAGACGACCGAGGCGTACGTCCGCCGCCGCCACCGTGAACTCCAGGGTCAGGGCCTGGTGAACACGGAGATCTTCGAGCGGATCGCGGCGGACCTGCGCTACCGCGCCGTGGCACCGCCCGAGCTCTCGCTCAGACAGCTGCGCCGCATCGTCTACGGCTAGACCATCCCCACCACACCCAAGGGACCCTTATGTGCGGAATCGTCGGATATATCGGCAAGCGTGACGTCGCCCCGCTCCTCCTGGAGGGCCTCCAGCGCCTGGAGTACCGCGGCTACGACTCCGCGGGCATCGTCATCACCAGCCCCAAGGCCACCGGCCTGAAGATGGTCAAGGCCAAGGGCCGCGTCCGCGATCTGGAGGCCCGCGTCCCCAAGCGCTTCACCGGCACCACCGGCATCGCCCACACCCGCTGGGCCACCCACGGCGCCCCCTCCGACGAGAACGCCCACCCCCACCTCGACGCCGAGAACAAGGTCGCCGTCGTCCACAACGGCATCATCGACAACGCCACCGAGCTGCGCGCCAAGCTGCTCGCCGACGGCGCGGAGTTCCGCTCGGAGACCGACACCGAGGTGATCACCCACCTCATCGCGCGCTCCGGGGCCGAGACCCTGGAGGAGCGGGTCCGCGAGGCCCTGCGCCACATCGAGGGCACGTACGGCATCGCCGTCATGCACGCCGACTTCAATGACCGCATCGTGGTCGCCCGCAACGGCTCGCCGGTCGTCCTCGGCATCGGCGAGAAGGAGATGTTCGTCGCCTCGGACGTCGCCGCGCTCGTCTCCCACACCCGCCAGGTCGTCACCCTCGACGACGGCGAGATGGCCACCCTCAAGGCCGACGACTACCGCACGTACACCACCGAGGGCTCGAGCACCCAGGCCTCGCCGACCACCGTGGAGTGGGAGGCCGAGTCGTACGACATGGGCGGCCACGACACGTACATGCACAAGGAGATCTTCGAGCAGGCCGACGCCGTGGACCGCGTCCTGCGCGGCCGCATCGACGACCGCTTCTCCACCGTGCACCTCGGCGGTCTGAACCTGGACGCCCACGACGCCCGCAAGGTGCGGCGCGTGAAGATCCTCGGCTGCGGCACCTCGTACCACGCGGGCATGA is a window from the Streptomyces spectabilis genome containing:
- a CDS encoding beta-N-acetylhexosaminidase, whose product is MRKDHRPTRVIGALLLIAAGLSTAAAAPGGGSEPLPAPTPLGRIIPAPLKAEASGPGYEITAKTRIRVGPRPEERRVGEYLARLLRPATGFRLPVTDRPGGDGIRLRVSTGSAEKALGGEGYRLVSERRSLTLTSWSGTGLFHGVQTVRQQLPAAVERTSRQHGPWRIAGGTIEDAPRYAYRGAMLDVARHFFPVDQVKRYVDQLALYKMNTLHLHLSDDQGWRIAVDSWPRLATYGGSTQVGGGPGGHYTKEQYREIVSYAASRGLEVIPEIDMPSHTNAALASYAELNCDGVAPPLYTGTEVGFSSLCVKKDVTYDFVDDVIRELAALTPGRYLHIGGDEAHSTSPEDFVAFMEKVQPIVTKYGKTVLGWHQLTAAKPVPGAVAQYWGYDRTGQAERDQVVRAARNGTALVLSPADRSYLDHKYDKDTPLGLKWAGYVDVRRAYDWDPGTYLPGAPADAVLGVEAPLWTETLSTPAHLDYMAFPRLPGIAELGWSPAASHGWEPYRARLAEQAPRWDALGIGYFRSPQVPWPAR
- a CDS encoding DUF4429 domain-containing protein — encoded protein: MAEIIQRDGTWTFDGVTLRLVPGRDKGVSLLRKSLGELTLPLQALAGVAFEQGKKSGRLRLRLRDGADPLLQATAGKLADASDPYQLAVEPDRYGVAEYVVDELRNALLLEQVPAAGCDAYLLTGPSVPLQVSAGDATVSFDGETVRLEWNWKTEEAKAAAGTRTIALADVAAVEWQPAIGLENGYLRFTVRNAPTKAPPKYDPNSVELWGFKKDPLMALVAAAVQARLPHPARPTAQAPAPEQLTTTAAPTPAPAPASPAEDDHDALLRRLRELGELHRGGILTDEEFAAAKQAVLKRM
- the glmS gene encoding glutamine--fructose-6-phosphate transaminase (isomerizing); amino-acid sequence: MCGIVGYIGKRDVAPLLLEGLQRLEYRGYDSAGIVITSPKATGLKMVKAKGRVRDLEARVPKRFTGTTGIAHTRWATHGAPSDENAHPHLDAENKVAVVHNGIIDNATELRAKLLADGAEFRSETDTEVITHLIARSGAETLEERVREALRHIEGTYGIAVMHADFNDRIVVARNGSPVVLGIGEKEMFVASDVAALVSHTRQVVTLDDGEMATLKADDYRTYTTEGSSTQASPTTVEWEAESYDMGGHDTYMHKEIFEQADAVDRVLRGRIDDRFSTVHLGGLNLDAHDARKVRRVKILGCGTSYHAGMIGAQMIEELARIPADAEPASEFRYRNAVVDPDTLYVAVSQSGETYDVLAAVQELKRKGARVFGIVNVVGSAIAREADAGVYVHAGPEVCVVSTKCFTNTTVAFALLALHLGRIRDLSVADGKRIIAGLRELPAQIEQMLAREDEIKKLAAEFAEAKSMLFIGRVRGYPVAREASLKLKEVSYIHAEAYPASELKHGPLALIEPALPTVAIVPDDDLLEKNRAALEEIKARSGRILAVAHQEQEKADHTIVVPKNEDELDPILMGIPLQLLAYHTALALGRDIDKPRNLAKSVTVE